Genomic segment of Acinetobacter larvae:
TACGATCCTGGATATCTATAATGCATGGAAGCTATACAGCAATCCAGAACATTTGATTTTGCATCAGGGTGCAACCGATCCAGACGCATATAAAGTTAGTCGCGGTACCGAGCAAGTGCTTGAGCGTCATCCATTGTGCCAAATTTATGGCTTTAAAAAGGCTCGCGGAGAAACTCAGAAATGGTGGTGCAGTGGTTCAACTGATGTGCGTCATGGCTCAATTCATGCGCGAGGTATCTTATCCAACGTAACTGGTGCGCGTGCTAATGAGATCCAGAATGATGATGTCGAGGTGCCAAGCAATATTGGTACTCCAGAGGCACGTGCAAAGCTGCGCTATCGCCTTGGAGAGCAAACGCACATTCTCATACCTGGCGGCCAAGAGCTTTACGTTGGAACGCCACATACGCATGATTCACTTTATAGCGAAATTAAACAAAATCCCGATGCAAAATGTTTAATTTTTAAAATGTTTGAGGATGAAAAACGATTTGAAAGTGTCAATGAGTGCCTAATTGGTTTTAAGCCAGTATATGTTTTTAGTGGTATCGGTCGTAGTTCCAAACTACTGGCTGAGGGTGAAGACTATCAAATACAAAAAACTGGTAGGTCTTATAAAATTGCTTTATTTCAAAATCACAATTTAATTGACGTTTACGGTGAAGCGCTATGGTCAAAGCGTTTTACTGCAAAAGAAATGCAAAAGCGTCGCCGTAAGTGTCGAACGCTCAATGAATGGGATTCTCAATACCAATTACACGCAAAACCAGTCGGAGACGTACGCCTCGATCCAGACAAGTTGATTCCTTATTCTGTTGAGCCAGTCTTAAAACGCGCAAATGGCCAGTACTACATGATGCTTGGTAACAGGCAGATTGTTGGCATGACAGCACGCTGGGACCCGGCAAGCGGTAAGAAAAATAGCGATTCATCATCCGTTGCATT
This window contains:
- the terL gene encoding phage terminase large subunit; translated protein: MIKVGFAAFFLIYAEVQNWDVPDFHLDVCDFLEDYGSLGLLMMPRGHGKSTILDIYNAWKLYSNPEHLILHQGATDPDAYKVSRGTEQVLERHPLCQIYGFKKARGETQKWWCSGSTDVRHGSIHARGILSNVTGARANEIQNDDVEVPSNIGTPEARAKLRYRLGEQTHILIPGGQELYVGTPHTHDSLYSEIKQNPDAKCLIFKMFEDEKRFESVNECLIGFKPVYVFSGIGRSSKLLAEGEDYQIQKTGRSYKIALFQNHNLIDVYGEALWSKRFTAKEMQKRRRKCRTLNEWDSQYQLHAKPVGDVRLDPDKLIPYSVEPVLKRANGQYYMMLGNRQIVGMTARWDPASGKKNSDSSSVALVLHDDLGNKYWHRSIELTGEVIKTDKDGSPIGGQVWQLCDLIEEYYIPKIVIESNGIGEFAPASLKAALKKRQLRCGVEAKHSVKSKNVRILEAIEGPLVSGLMWAHVSVLDSVEGENTSRQYKQMQQFNPAITEQEDDHLDSLAGAIVESPERVGKLHRTSEPRAREDWRTTGGIIEAPLDFQ